A region from the Coregonus clupeaformis isolate EN_2021a unplaced genomic scaffold, ASM2061545v1 scaf0070, whole genome shotgun sequence genome encodes:
- the LOC121546830 gene encoding LOW QUALITY PROTEIN: leiomodin-2-like (The sequence of the model RefSeq protein was modified relative to this genomic sequence to represent the inferred CDS: inserted 2 bases in 1 codon): MNSFGYRRELSKYEDVDEDELLASLSPEELAELEMELADIDPDANVPIGLRQRDQTEKTPTGTFSRESLLKYWEKETKRILEDERGEASSPKQEDDDDAEKREEECMTESNSEAEEEKDDENKKENKDYKEEEEKEEEEEEEEEEEEEEEAETEDEEDEEEPEEERPKAAHPKDSGPPSPLSVVISSPSLLRPPRVEPMRLTPPPPPLDTNADGNPTVVDEALERVLSNDPELKEVNLNNIEDISQDTLIQFAEALRSNTHVRVFSLANTHADDPVALAIAKTLRENTSIVSLNIESNYVTGKGVLAMVQALPSNSTLTELRFHNQRHMCGGQVEMEMVKVLRENHTLIKLGYQFHLPGPRMSMTGILTRNMDRQRQKRMQEQRQNQQAGPEGAVNPRTTALLKATPGSSPYGSPHVSPWQSPKLPKKXRPPAPPPPPPPPPLPPPPHCQPPAEKKKPTRKIAEVIRLHEEVVKKQGKGKGKKGKKGMRETNSILKELKNALRPVGEKREQEYSRPPTPLRSSHDQLMNSIRNASVRSLRKVEVPQRKFVFVPDEETS, from the exons ATGAACAGTTTTGGGTACCGTCGGGAGCTGAGTAAGTATGAGGATGTGGATGAGGATGAACTACTGGCTTCTCTCAGCCCAGAGGAGCTAGCAGAGCTGGAGATGGAGCTGGCAGACATAGACCCTGATGCCAACGTGCCCATCGGCCTGAGACAAAGGGACCAGACGGAGAAGACACCCACTGGCACCTTCAGTAGAGAGTCGCTGTTGAAGTACTGGGAGAAGGAGACCAAGAGGATActggaggatgagagaggggaagcCAGCAGCCCCAAACAG gaagatgatgatgatgctgaaaAGAGGGAGGAAGAATGCATGACAGAAAGCAACAGCGaagcagaggaggagaaggatgacGAGAacaagaaagaaaataaagattataaagaagaagaagaaaaggaggaggaggaggaagaggaggaggaggaggaggaggaagaggaagctgaaacagaggatgaggaggatgaagaggagccAGAAGAGGAGAGGCCTAAAGCAGCACACCCAAAGGATTCTGGTCCTCCATCACCGCTGTCAGTCGTCATCTCCTCCCCCAGCCTCCTGAGACCCCCAAGGGTGGAGCCTATGAGACTAACCCCGCCCCCACCTCCGCTTGACACCAACGCCGATGGCAACCCAACAGTTGTCGACGAGGCCCTGGAAAGAGTCCTTAGTAACGACCCTGAACTCAAAGAGGTCAACCTCAACAACATTGAGGACATCTCACAGGACACTCTAATCCAGTTTGCCGAGGCACTGCGCTCCAACACACACGTGCGTGTCTTTAGCCTTGCCAACACGCACGCTGACGACCCCGTGGCGCTGGCCATTGCCAAGACGCTTCGAGAAAACACCTCCATTGTCAGCCTGAACATCGAGTCCAACTATGTGACAGGGAAAGGGGTTCTGGCCATGGTCCAGGCTCTGCCTAGCAACAGCACCCTGACTGAGCTACGCTTCCACAACCAGAGACACATGTGTGGAggacag gtggagatggagatggtgAAGGTTCTGAGGGAGAACCACACCCTGATCAAGCTGGGTTACCAGTTCCACCTGCCAGGCCCCCGGATGAGCATGACAGGCATCCTGACCCGTAACATGGACCGTCAGAGACAGAAACGCATGCAGGAGCAGAGACAGAACCAGCAGGCGGGACCAGAGGGGGCCGTTAACCCCCGTACCACCGCTCTGTTGAAGGCCACACCGGGTTCTTCGCCTTACGGTTCCCCTCATGTGTCTCCTTGGCAATCCCCCAAACTCCCCAAAAA CAGACCCCCTGCTCCTCCGCCGCCTCCCCCGCCCCCTCCCCTGCCCCCTCCCCCACACTGCCAGCCCCCAGCAGAGAAGAAGAAGCCGACTAGGAAAATAGCGGAGGTGATCAGGCTCCACGAGGAGGTTGTTAAGAAGCAGGGGAAAGGGAAGGGGAAGAAGGGGAAGAAAGGAATGAGAGAGACCAACAGTATCTTGAAGGAGCTGAAGAACGCTCTGCGGCCagtgggagagaagagagaacaggaGTACAGCAGGCCACCCACTCCACTGCGCTCTTCACACGACCAGCTCATGAACTCCATCCGCAACGCCAGTGTCCGCTCCCTCAGAAag gTGGAAGTTCCACAGAGGAAGTTTGTCTTTGTCCCTGATGAAGAGACTAGCTGA